The following proteins are encoded in a genomic region of Triticum dicoccoides isolate Atlit2015 ecotype Zavitan chromosome 1B, WEW_v2.0, whole genome shotgun sequence:
- the LOC119315214 gene encoding gamma-gliadin-like, protein MKTLLILTILAMATTIATANMQVDPSSRVQWPQEQPSPQSQQPFSQQPQQIFPQPQQTFPHQPQQAFPQPQQTSPHRPQQQFPQPQQPQQPFPQPQQPQLPFPQQPQQPFPQPQQPQQPFPQSQQPQQPFPQPRQQFPQPQQPQQSFPQQQQWMIQSFLQQQMNPCKNFLLQQCNPVSLVSSLVSIILPRSDCQLMQQQCCQQLAQIPQQLQCAAIHSVAHSIVMQQEQQRGVQILRPLFQLAQGLGIIQPRQPAQLEGIRSLVLKTLPTMCNVYVPPDCSTINVPYASIDAVIGGQ, encoded by the coding sequence ATGAAGACCTTACTCATCCTAACAATCCTTGCGATGGCAACAACAATCGCCACTGCCAATATGCAGGTCGACCCTAGCAGCCGAGTACAATGGCCACAAGAACAACCATCCCCCCAGTCCCAACAACCATTCTCCCAGCAACCACAACAAATATTTCCCCAACCCCAACAAACATTCCCCCATCAACCACAACAAGCATTTCCCCAACCTCAACAAACATCCCCCCATCGACCACAACAACAATTTCCCCAGCCCCAGCAACCACAACAACCATTTCCTCAGCCCCAACAACCCCAACTACCATTTCCCCAACAACCACAACAACCATTCCCCCAGCCTCAACAACCCCAACAACCATTTCCCCAGTCACAGCAACCACAACAACCTTTTCCCCAGCCCCGACAACAATTTCCGCAGCCCCAACAACCACAACAATCATTCCCCCAACAACAACAATGGATGATTCAGTCATTTCTACAACAACAGATGAACCCCTGCAAGAATTTCCTCTTGCAGCAATGCAACCCTGTGTCATTGGTGTCATCTCTCGTGTCAATAATCTTGCCACGAAGTGATTGCCAGCTGATGCAGCAACAATGTTGCCAACAACTAGCACAAATTCCGCAACAGCTCCAGTGCGCAGCCATCCACAGCGTCGCGCATTCCATCGTCATGCAGCAAGAACAACAACGAGGCGTGCAGATCCTGCGGCCACTATTTCAGCTCGCCCAGGGTCTGGGTATCATCCAACCTCGACAACCAGCTCAATTGGAGGGGATCAGGTCATTGGTATTGAAAACTCTTCCAACCATGTGCAACGTGTATGTCCCACCTGACTGCTCCACCATCAACGTGCCATATGCCAGCATAGACGCTGTCATTGGTGGCCAATGA